One genomic segment of Helianthus annuus cultivar XRQ/B chromosome 14, HanXRQr2.0-SUNRISE, whole genome shotgun sequence includes these proteins:
- the LOC110903869 gene encoding uncharacterized protein LOC110903869 isoform X2, whose protein sequence is MANNHGSKFVSVNLNKLYAQPSHHNYHSHTGSYGPPGAGANRARPTSAGGGGGMVVLSRNRPLQKAVPKLSVPPPLNLPSLRKEYEKTDSSGAGGGGPGAAGSGTGSRPSSSGMGWTKPGNIALQEKEVASDTLVSENVNYSAAKGSGAYMPPSARFGGGDTPSANQSHVEKAMVLRGEDFPSLRAALPSSSTPAQKHKEGSLQPVKKLVSEESSNDLRDASHFHSPAPMQSSHRMANDVNESPRPNRARLDHALKQEDPLSFLRLNPRSDWADDERDTGHRFAGRDQDLPKSEVYWDRDLDVPRSSILPQKPSSNMSERKGVTSQVLKAEPYRETNSWRSSSIHKERPTGAHAISEGTVTNHFSNSNTHHGVVTENRDPAFVRRDTGQGRHWNHNVEYSKSRNEGYQNSTGSKSVFSLGGKSSFSKSERTYLDDSFQKDFSSSVYDERDPLTGNLVGVMKRKKGLIEQTAFHDPVRESFEAELERVQKMQEMERQRVVEEQERALEEARREDEERRRVILEEEERRRRMEEEAREAAWRAEQERLDAIQKAEEQKIAREEEKRRMLLEEERRKQAAKQKLLDLEARMAKRGAEVRKSGPDDEVPVGGKDSDASMDSDVDNWEVNQRMVERITTSASSDSSAMDRPFDQPQFSREALSVERGKPVNPWKREAFEVGSNSSFLLNDQENGHHSPRREAPIGGKSFPRKEFYGGGYMSSRSPDTDRFSHLGGRDHRSNSFGDGESYGRNREIESEFYDNVGENYGEAGWGQGHSRSGARSYSERLYMNAESDKLYSYGRSRFSIKQPHVLPPPSSSSSVLKSSVRGENTLSAPSSSLESTARTGNYGGGPQDSLQQSDLQQDIMAGNLEKNDTLRCDSQSSLSVSSPPSSPIHLSHDELDGSCGSVTPIGGEQKEVVNDEPGEVTTMAASKSVSTDEDEEWNIENHGEMQEQEEYDEDDGYSEEDEVLEGPDVNGNLTQEFENLQIEEKNTTNVMENFVLGFNEGVEVRIPGDEFEEDSKPVGNSVDVAEVSDGGVEKQAAVEHEQTQNAFSSTSSGLVGDPAASSVDVSSSCQSTMPIKLQFGLFSGPTLIPSPVPAIQIGSIQMPLHFPPPAALSLGHIHPSQRPPLFQFGQLNYSSPVTQQPVSLVQPNFHHTQTHFNLNQNSGCLLPNQLSQDNSINIKNEAGSANLSNNQSNLSHASDNIIASKPVTQTEEKCHGTSNNDSRGLSADKNVPLLKAPGPSNRGKRTVYPPRNSGPRSFQAYEPMGSNEFQRKQRRPIQRTEFRVRDNNNNSGLDDKLNNKGMGTSTRSGYRRQTGSTTLKRVVHEAGMNSEKETSRTKTQTASSAESNQQRDIVEEDIDAPLQSGVVRVFKQPGIECLSDEDDFIEVRSKRQMLNDRREQREKEIKAKSRVTKQPRKARVTSTGHKNKLSASLVGEASNNNRSDVGLVKKEHTVDYSTMASQPMAPIGTATVDTDVQTGIRTLQSGSALSGAAEDHGSNPNLMFQTENEAVENVQTPLDDWGNARSDQQVPLTQIQLDEAMKPLSFSTTHIPSIGDHTTLVNEPILPSSSILTKGKSVSSSSSPINSLLAGEKIQFGAVTSPTILPPSSRIVSHGIGAPGAFRSDITQTTQNMSKAENDCNIFLKKDAHSTEGCEAEVESAVAAIDTDEIVGNGLARVSVSGTESFGGAVEGIQAGLAGDQQSGSQSKPEESLSVSLPADLSVETPPISLWPPLPSPQGSSPQMLSHYHGPTPSHFPFYDMNHPMMSAPVFAFGSPEESGGTQPQSQKPTGSAGSRHIGPWQNHSGMDSFYGPPAGFTGPFLGSPGGIPGVQAPPHMVVYNHYSPVGQFGQVGLSFMGATYIPSGKQPDWKHDPTSSTRNEDAMSSMNMVSGPRNPPNMQQPPVQQHLAPGSPLLPMGSPLTMFDVPPFQTAPDMSVQARWSHVPASSLHAVPMPPPLQQQAKVMTGPSQFGSHGGGHPGDQSTFPPNRLSEPQRSGPSVVFPVIRDSTITHFPDELGLLESSGPSISTTSPVTINHNTSATTKSGDGGGVDLKNQHQQGKNSNNNNNNNNNHGGGYGYQRGGGVSPKNKSMWSHRRTGRYMGAEKGFPSSTKVKQIYVAKQPTGSSSTVG, encoded by the exons CAACAACCATGGATCCAAGTTTGTCTCTGTCAATCTGAATAAATTGTATGCGCAGCCTTCTCATCATAATTATCACTCTCATACTGGCTCTTATGGACCACCCGGTGCTGGGGCAAACCGCGCCCGGCCTACTAGTGCAGGAGGAGGAGGTGGGATGGTTGTTTTATCTAGAAACCGTCCTTTGCAGAAGGCTGTGCCGAAATTATCTGTTCCGCCCCCCTTGAACTTGCCTTCGCTCAGAAAAGAATATGAGAAAACTGATTCATCGGGTGCAGGGGGAGGGGGGCCAGGTGCTGCTGGTTCAGGGACTGGTTCAAGACCTTCTTCATCGGGTATGGGCTGGACTAAACCCGGAAATATCGCTTTGCAGGAGAAGGAGGTTGCTAGTGACACTCTGGTTTCGGAGAATGTGAATTACTCTGCTGCCAAGGGAAGTGGTGCTTACATGCCACCTTCAGCTAGGTTCGGTGGCGGAGATACGCCTTCCGCTAATCAATCACATGTAGAAAAAGCCATGGTATTGAGGGGAGAAGACTTTCCTTCTTTACGCGCTGCCTTACCTTCTTCTTCCACCCCTGCGCAAAAACACAAGGAAGGATCTTTACAACCGGTGAAGAAATTAGTTAGCGAGGAGTCATCCAATGATTTAAGAGATGCTTCTCATTTTCACTCACCAGCTCCTATGCAATCATCCCATCGAATGGCAAACGATGTGAATGAAAGTCCAAGACCAAACCGTGCACGTTTGGATCATGCTCTGAAGCAAGAGGACCCTCTCTCATTCCTACGGCTGAATCCAAGGTCTGACTGGGCTGATGACGAGCGAGATACAGGCCACCGGTTTGCAGGCAGAGATCAAGACTTGCCGAAAAGTGAAGTTTATTGGGATAGAGATCTTGACGTGCCTAGAAGCAGCATATTGCCTCAAAAACCATCTAGTAATATGTCTGAAAGGAAGGGTGTCACCTCGCAAGTCCTTAAAGCTGAGCCTTACCGAGAAACCAACTCCTGGAGGAGTTCTTCTATTCACAAAGAAAGACCTACCGGTGCCCATGCTATAAGTGAAGGAACTGTGACAAACCATTTTAGCAACAGTAATACTCACCATGGTGTAGTGACAGAAAACCGGGACCCTGCATTTGTAAGAAGGGATACTGGGCAAGGGAGACACTGGAATCACAATGTCGAATATTCTAAGAGCAGAAATGAAGGTTACCAGAATTCTACAGGGTCAAAATCAGTTTTTTCGTTAGGTGGCAAGTCTTCATTTTCAAAGAGTGAACGGACTTATTTAGACGATTCTTTTCAGAAAGACTTCAGTTCAAGCGTTTATGATGAAAGAGATCCGTTGACCGGAAACTTGGTTGGGGTGATGAAAAGAAAGAAGGGTTTGATTGAACAGACAGCATTCCATGATCCTGTTAGGGAATCTTTTGAGGCGGAGCTTGAAAGAGTTCAGAAGATGCAGGAGATGGAAAGACAGAGGGTTGTTGAAGAACAAGAAAGAGCGCTggaagaagcaagaagagaagatgaagagagacGAAGGGTAATTTTGGAAGAAGAAGAAAGGCGAAGAAGAATGGAAGAGGAAGCGAGAGAAGCTGCTTGGAGAGCAGAGCAAGAAAGATTAGACGCCATTCAGAAAGCCGAAGAGCAGAAAATTGCTAGAGAAGAAGAAAAAAGGAGGATGCTTCTAGAAGAAGAGAGGAGGAAACAAGCTGCCAAACAGAAGCTTCTAGATTTGGAAGCCAGGATGGCAAAACGAGGTGCTGAAGTTAGGAAAAGTGGTCCGGATGATGAAGTTCCAGTTGGTGGAAAAGACAGTGATGCCTCAATGGATTCAGATGTTGATAACTGGGAAGTTAATCAGAGAATGGTGGAGAGAATAACAACTTCAGCAAGTTCAGATTCATCTGCAATGGACCGACCCTTTGATCAGCCTCAGTTCTCTCGAGAAGCTTTATCCGTGGAAAGAGGAAAACCCGTAAATCCATGGAAAAGAGAAGCATTTGAAGTTGGAAGCAATTCATCCTTTTTACTTAACGATCAAGAAAACGGTCATCATAGTCCTAGGAGAGAAGCACCTATTGGTGGGAAATCGTTTCCTAGGAAGGAGTTTTATGGAGGTGGTTACATGTCTTCGAGGTCTCCTGATACGGATAGATTTTCTCATCTTGGAGGTCGAGATCACAGGTCGAATTCTTTTGGGGATGGAGAATCTTATGGAAGAAACAGAGAAATCGAGTCCGAATTTTATGACAATGTTGGTGAGAATTATGGTGAAGCTGGCTGGGGGCAAGGGCATTCTCGTAGTGGCGCACGTTCTTATTCAGAGCGGTTGTATATGAATGCTGAGTCGGATAAGCTTTATTCATACGGGAGATCACGGTTTTCTATAAAACAACCACATGTTCTCCCCCCtccctcatcatcatcatctgttcTGAAATCTTCAGTGAGAGGGGAGAATACACTTTCTGCTCCGTCAAGTTCTCTAGAATCAACTGCAAGAACAGGGAACTACGGTGGTGGTCCTCAGGATAGTCTTCAACAGTCTGATCTTCAACAAGATATTATGGCAGGGAACCTGGAGAAAAACGACACATTAAGGTGCGATTCGCAGTCATCTCTCTCGGTTTCAAGTCCACCTAGCTCGCCAATTCATCTGTCTCATGATGAGCTGGATGGTTCGTGTGGCTCCGTTACACCAATTGGAGGTGAACAGAAGGAAGTGGTGAATGATGAACCTGGAGAAGTGACAACAATGGCAGCGTCAAAGTCTGtatcaactgatgaagatgaagaatggAATATTGAGAATCATGGTGAGATGCAGGAACAAGAAGAgtatgatgaagatgatggttatagtgaagaagatgaagtgctTGAAGGACCTGATGTCAACGGGAATCTGACACAAGAATTTGAGAATTTGCAAATCGAAGAGAAAAATACCACTAATGTAATGGAAAATTTTGTTCTGGGATTTAATGAAGGCGTTGAAGTTAGAATTCCAGGTGATGAATTTGAGGAAGATTCAAAACCTGTTGGAAATTCGGTTGATGTTGCGGAAGTTTCTGATGGTGGTGTAGAAAAACAGGCAGCAGTTGAACATGAACAAACCCAAAATGCTTTCTCTTCAACTTCTTCTGGCCTCGTGGGAGATCCAGCAGCATCTTCGGTTGACGTGTCTTCTTCATGCCAGTCTACAATGCCTATTAAACTCCAGTTTGGGTTATTTTCTGGCCCAACTCTCATACCATCACCAGTTCCTGCCATACAAATCGGGTCTATTCAGATGCCTCTTCATTTTCCTCCACCTGCTGCTTTGTCATTGGGCCATATACACCCGTCACAACGACCCCCTCTTTTCCAATTCGGTCAACTAAACTATTCATCTCCTGTGACTCAACAACCGGTATCTCTTGTTCAACCAAACTTTCACCACACCCAAACCCATTTTAATTTGAATCAGAATTCAGGATGTCTTCTTCCTAATCAGTTATCTCAAGACAATTCTATCAACATAAAAAACGAAGCTGGTTCAGCTAATCTCTCGAATAATCAAAGTAATCTTTCCCATGCTTCTGATAACATAATTGCATCTAAACCAGTTACACAAACTGAAGAAAAGTGTCATGGCACAAGTAATAATGATTCTCGGGGTCTTTCTGCTGACAAAAATGTACCATTGTTAAAGGCCCCAGGCCCATCAAATAGGGGGAAGAGAACTGTGTACCCACCACGAAACTCGGGTCCAAGATCATTTCAAGCTTACGAGCCCATGGGCTCTAACGAATTTCAGAGGAAACAACGGCGTCCAATCCAAAGAACCGAGTTTCGTGTCCGTGACAATAATAATAACTCAGGGTTAGATGACAAGCTAAACAATAAAGGTATGGGGACTTCTACAAGAAGTGGGTATAGGCGCCAAACAGGTTCTACTACATTAAAGCGTGTTGTACATGAAGCTGGGATGAACTCTGAGAAAGAAACCTCAAGAACGAAAACTCAGACAGCCTCTTCTGCTGAAAGCAACCAACAGAGGGACATTGTTGAAGAAGATATTGATGCACCTTTACAAAGTGGTGTTGTACGTGTGTTTAAGCAACCGGGCATTGAATGCTTAAGTGATGAAGATGACTTCATAGAAGTTAGGTCAAAACGACAGATGCTGAATGATCGGCGAGAACAGAGAGAAAAAGAAATCAAGGCAAAGTCACGTGTTACAAAG CAACCACGAAAGGCTCGTGTAACTTCAACTGGTCATAAGAATAAACTTTCTGCATCATTGGTTGGTGAAGCATCTAACAACAACCGATCTGATGTTGGCTTGGTGAAAAAAGAACACACTGTTGATTATTCAACAATGGCGTCTCAACCGATGGCGCCAATTGGCACTGCTACTGTGGACACTGATGTTCAGACTGGAATAAG GACCCTCCAAAGCGGATCTGCATTATCTGGTGCTGCAGAAGATCACGGTTCAAATCCAAATCTTATGTTTCAGACTGAAAATGAGGCTGTTGAAAATGTTCAAACACCTTTGGATGACTGGGGTAATGCACGTTCGGATCAACAG GTCCCCTTAACTCAGATACAACTTGATGAGGCGATGAAGCCTTTAAGCTTCAGTACGACACATATACCATCCATTGGCGATCATACCACTTTGGTTAATGAGCCAATTTTGCCATCTTCATCAATCTTGACAAAGGGGAAATCCGTTTCATCCTCTTCAAGCCCAATCAATTCTCTGCTTGCTGGTGAAAAAATTCAGTTTG GGGCAGTTACCTCTCCAACAATACTTCCTCCGAGTAGCCGCATTGTTTCACATGGGATTGGGGCCCCTGGTGCCTTCCGTTCTGACATTACTCAAACTACTCAAAATATGTCAAAAGCAGAAAATGATTGTaatattttcttaaaaaaagACGCGCATTCTACCGAAGGTTGTGAGGCTGAAGTAGAAAGTGCTGTGGCTGCCATTGATACGGATGAGATTGTTGGTAATGGGTTGGCTCGCGTTTCAGTTTCGGGGACAGAAAGTTTTGGAGGTGCAGTTGAGGGTATTCAAGCAG GATTGGCTGGAGATCAACAATCTGGAAGTCAATCTAAGCCTGAAGAATCACTTAGTGTATCACTGCCTGCTGATCTATCTGTTGAAACGCCACCTATATCTTTATGGCCACCGCTACCAAGTCCTCAGGGCTCATCACCTCAAATGCTATCTCATTACCATGGTCCCACACCTTCTCACTTCCCCTTCTATGATATGAACCACCCCATGATGAGCGCTCCGGTCTTTGCGTTTGGCTCCCCTGAGGAATCTGGCGGAACCCAGCCTCAATCTCAAAAGCCCACAGGGTCCGCAGGTTCAAGGCATATTGGTCCCTGGCAAAACCATTCTGGTATGGACTCGTTTTACGGTCCTCCTGCTGGATTCACTGGTCCTTTTCTCGGTTCACCTGGAGGTATTCCTGGTGTCCAGGCTCCACCGCATATGGTGGTTTATAACCATTATTCTCCGGTCGGGCAGTTTGGGCAGGTTGGCTTGAGCTTTATGGGTGCCACATACATCCCGTCTGGAAAACAACCTGATTGGAAACATGATCCAACATCTTCTACTAGAAATGAAGACGCCATGAGCTCCATGAATATGGTTTCTGGACCCCGCAACCCACCTAACATGCAGCAGCCACCCGTCCAGCAGCATCTTGCCCCTGGTTCCCCGCTATTGCCCATGGGTTCGCCTTTGACCATGTTTGATGTACCCCCGTTCCAG ACTGCACCGGATATGTCGGTTCAAGCACGGTGGTCTCACGTACCAGCATCATCGCTTCATGCGGTTCCTATGCCACCACCGTTACAGCAACAGGCAAAAGTCATGACTGGACCTTCTCAGTTTGGCAGCCATGGAGGAGGACATCCTGGTGACCAGTCAACGTTTCCTCCCAATAGATTATCTGAACCTCAAAGATCAGGCCCCTCGGTGGTGTTTCCGGTTATTAGGGATTCTACCATCACCCATTTCCCAGACGAGCTTGGGTTGTTAGAGTCATCCGGGCCATCCATTTCTACCACATCTCCTGTCACCATAAACCACAACACTTCAGCAACCACCAAGAGCGGAGACGGTGGTGGTGTGGATTTGAAGAATCAACATCAACAGGGTAAGAAtagtaataataacaacaataataataataatcatggTGGTGGTTATGGATATCAACGAGGTGGTGGTGTGTCTCCAAAGAACAAATCCATGTGGTCCCACCGTAGGACAGGAAGATACATGGGTGCCGAAAAGGGCTTCCCCTCTTCAACAAAGGTAAAACAGATTTATGTGGCGAAACAGCCAACGGGATCATCTTCTACAGTGGGATGA